The genomic window GATCTCGTGGTCGTCCCAGAACGCGACGATCTTCTCGAGGCGCTCGGGGTTCCCCGGCAGGAGCACGGTGTCGGCCACGTCCTCGGGACCGACCTCGAGGTGGTACTGGACGTCGGCGTTCGGGTCTTCGCTGTCGCTCACGTCGGAGTCGGCGGTCATTCAGCCCAGCGGTTCGACCCGGCGCGGTATATAACTGCAGGGCGCCCGTAGCGAGGGTATGGCCGACGCAGACGAGCACGAGCCCGCGGGGACCGACGAGAGCGACGGCGTCACCGGAAGCGACGGCGTCACCGGGAGTGACGGCGCCGACGGGACCAGTGGAAGCCTCGACGACACCTACGTCGCCGCGATCCAGCACGAACTGGTCGACCTACCGTCGGAGACGACCCGCGTCGGCGTCGTCCGGAAACCGACGCGATGGTTCCACGGCGCCGTCGACGAGAACCGGCCCGAACTGGGGCCGCCGGCCGACCTGCTCGAGACGTTCCGCCAGCGCGAGGAAGACTTCAAGATGCAGGGACTCTGCGAGGAGGGCGCGCACAACGCCGCGTGGGACGAGGTCGGCTTCGAGGACGCGTATCGGGCGCACCTCGAGGGCTCTGAGGGGGCGCAGGCGGCGCTCGAGGAGCTGGAATCGCGACTCGAGGACGGCGAGTCGCTGGCGCTGGTCTGTTACGAGAACACCGAGAAGAAGCGGTGTCACCGGACGATCCTTCGCGACGTGCTTTCGGATCGGCGCTCGTCGTGATCGTCGGCCCGACTCGTGCTGCTGAGAACGGAGTACGCGACCGAGAAATCGGCGTGCGGTGGGAGCGGAAACCCCCAGTCGCCAGTTCGAGCGACTCGTCGAGTCACTTTTCGTATCTGCACGAGGCTCGAATCGGCCGATACGTCGCAGCGCGAACGGACCGGCCTTCGATCGAAGCGGCGGAGATCGAGACCCGTCCCGCTATCGTGGCAACGGGGAATCGCCACACCCTCCCCAGCCGATTCGCTCAGTCGCTCCACTCCTTCGCTCATCCCTCGCGAGTCACGTCACGGCTCACGTCCGTTCGCCGTGACGCAGCGCGCCAAACGGGCGATCGGTGAATCACGCTACTCGAGCATCTCTCCGGTTATCGTGTTCGGCAACAGTTCCCCGAGCGTGTACTCGCTGGGGTCCTCGTCCTCGCCCTCGTCGCAGATGACGACGAGGTCGTCGTCGCAGAACTCGGCGAGCGTCTGGCGACACATTCCGCAGGGGGTGACGCCGTCGCGGCGGCCGGAGCTGACCGCGAGCCGCGAAAAGTCGCGGTGACCGTTCTTGACCGCCTCGGCGACGGCGACCTCCTCGGCGTGGAGGCTGTTGCTGAAGTTGGCGTTCTCTAAGTTACAGCCGACGAAGACCTCGCCGTCGGCGGTCTCGAGGGCGGCGCCGACGGGGTACTCGGAGTAGGGAACGTGAGCCTGCGACTGGATTTCTCGCGCGCGCTCGAGCAAGGATTCGGCTTCGGAGTCAGCCATACACCCTACTGTGCGAGGCGGCGGCAAGAAGGCACTGTCTCGTCGGCTCCCGAAGGGACGACAGTGCGGTCAATCCTCGCCGGACTCGTAGTGCTCGCCGGCCGCGTCGGGCAGCCGGGTTCGGCCGACGAGCACGAGGACGACGATGACCGTCATGTGCGGAATCACGCGGATGAGTTCCGTCGGGATTGCATAGCCGGCCGCCTGCAGGCCGTTCTGGACGGCGTTGAGCCCCGCGAAGAGGAACGAGCCGAGCAGGGCGCCGATGGGGTGGTAGTTCGCGAGCAGGTAGGTCGCGATGGCGATGAAGCCGCGCCCGTTGATCGCCGTGTCGCCGCCGCCGGCGAACGTCCCGAGGTCGCCCAGCGCGAAGCCGGCGCCGCCGAGCCCGGCGAAGACGCCCGAGAGCAACACGGCGGCGTACCGGACCTTGCGGACGTCGACGCCGGCGGTGTCCAGCGCCTTCGGGTTCTCGCCGCTGGCGACGACCCAGCGCCCGAAGTTCGTTCGGGTCAACAGGTACCAGCCGACGGCCGCGCCCGCGAGCATGATGTACACCTGCGGTTCGGCGTCGAACAGCAGGTAGCCGAGGAACGGGATCTCGGAGAGGACCGGCACCGTCACGTTCGAGAACCGACCGACGCTGGCGGTGTTCGGGCTCCCGAAGATGATCTGCGAGGCGAACGGCGCGAGCCCCAGCGAGATGAGCCAGACCGCGAGTCCGGCGATGATCTGGTCGGCCTCGAACTCGATGCAGACGATCGCGAACAACAGCGCGAACAGCACGCTGACGACCGTCCCCGCGAGGAGGCCCCACCAGTGATTCGACAGTCCGAGCGTCGTTTCGCCGGCGCCGAGCCGGTGGACGGCGACGATGGATCCGAACGCCGAGACGATCAACAGCCCCTCGATCCCGATGTTGATGACGCCGCTCTTCTCGGCGAAGATGCCGCCGATCGCGGCGAGTGCGATCGGGACGGCGAGCCTGAGCATCGCCGTGTGGGTGCTCGGACTGGCCGCGATCGAGAGCAACACGCCGGCCCACGAGTCGGGGAAGAGTACTCCGGCGACGATCCAGACGAGCAGTGCCGCGAGCGTGACAAGTAGCCCCGCGGTCGTCCGACGCGAGAACGGGCTGCTCCAGTCGTTCGTCTCGTGTGTTTCGGTTACCTTACTCATCGGTCTCACCTCCGGTTTCGCCGCCGTCCGCACGGGCCGGCCGCGTCGTCTCGAGGTCGACGAACCGCCGGCCGATCATGCGGAAGAACTCCGGCATCGCGACGAACAGGATGATCAGACCGGTGAGGATACCGACCAGTTCCCGCGGGACGTCGGTCGCCGTCCCGACGGTCCGCGCGCCGCTCTCGACGACGCCGAACAGGAACGCCGCCGCGCCGACGCCCAGCGGATTGTTGCCGGCGAGCACCGAGACAGCGATCCCGTCGAAGCCGATCGACGGCACGTTCTCGAGCCAACTGCCGTGGACCATCAGGACCCAGAACGCGCCGGCGATCCCGCCCAGCGCCCCGGAGAGGGTCATGCTGGCGACGGTCATGCGCTTCTCGTCGACGCCGCCGTAGGCGGCCGCCGCCGGCTGGATGCCGCTGGTCCGCAGTTCGTAGCCGAACGACGTCCGGGCGAACAGCCAGGCGACGCCGAGCATGAGCGCGACGGCGAAGCCCAGCGCGAGCAGCGAGAAGTCCAGCCGGGCGTCGAAGCCGACGAACGGGATCGTCGGGATCTCGGCGTACTCGGGGACCGGCTCCGTCCGCGGATTGGGGCTATCGGGATCCTGGAACCACCGGGAGAGCATCGTCGACGTGACCCCGGCGGCGACGAAGTTGAGCATGATCGTCGTTATTACCTCGTTGGCGTCGGCGTAGGCCTTCAGAACGCCCGGGAGCGCCCCGTAGAGGCCGCCGACGACCGCGCCCGCGAGGACGCCCAGCGGAATGAGCACGACCGTCCCGACGAAGCCGCCGGGGACGATCGCCGCCGCGTAGACGACCGTCACGGCCGTCGCGAGCCCGCCGACGACCAGCTGGCCCTGCGTCCCGATGTTGAGCAGGCCGGCGCGGAACGCGACCGCGACCGACAGCCCCGCGAAGATCAGCAGCGTCGTCTGCTGGAGCGTCGTCGCGAGGCTGGCGTTCGTCGGACTCCAGCCGCCCTCGAGCGGATGCCCCAGCGCCCCGAGGAACAGTTCGTAGTAGACCTGCATCGGGTTGTAACAGAACGTCCAGCCGGCGAGGTCGAGACCGGACCGGCAGGAGGCGAACCCGCCCGAGACGAACACGAGCACGCCGCCGACGAGGACGGCGGCCACCAGCGCCGCGACGCTGATGAACACTCGCTCGAGCGCCGACGCCCGAATCAGCCGTTCGAGGAGGCGCTCGAGGCGGTCCGTCGCGTCGCTCATCGGCGGTCACCTCCGTCGCTTCCATCGACGTCGCAGTCGGGGTCGGGACCCGGGCCGTCGGAAGCGGTCGCGCGAGCGTCGACACCGCGCCCGCTCCCGCGACCGTCGGTCTCGAGTTCCTGCCCGGCCATGAGCAGCCCGAGTTCCTCCTCCGTGACGTCGTCCGGATCGGTGACGTCGATGAACTCGCCCTCGTAGATGACGGCCAACCGATCCGACAGCGACTGGACCTCGTCGAGTTTCGAGGAGACGAGCAGCACGGCGACGCCCTCTCGGCGCAACTCGAGCAGCCGATCGTGGATGAACTCCGTCGAGCCGATGTCGACCCCCCGGGTGGGGTGGGTCGCGACGACGAGGTCCGGATCGCGCTCGAACTCGCGGCCGACGATGAACTTCTGCTGGTTCCCGCCGGAGAACGAGCTGGCGTCGGCATCGGCGTTCGGCGGCCGAACGTCGTAGGTCTCGATGATCTCCTCGGCGTGGTCGCGGACGCCGGGCCAGTCGATCCGGCCGCCGCTGGCGAACTCCGGCGACCGCTGGCTTCCGAGGACCCCGTTCTCGACGAGATCGAACGGCATGACGAGCCCCCGCTCGTGGCGGTCCTCCGGAATGTACGCCATCCCGGCCTCGATCCGCTCGCGGCGGGACCACTCCGTGATGTCGGCGCCGTCGTAGGAGATCGTTCCCTCGTCGGGCGTTCTGAGGCCGGTGATCGCCTCGACCAGTTCGGCCTGCCCGTTGCCGTCGACGCCGGCGATCCCGACGATCTCGCCGGCGCGAACGTCGAGATCGATCCCGGAGACGACCTCGACGCCCCGTTCGTCCTCGACGGCGACGTCCGCGGTCGAGAGGACGACGTCGCCCGTCTCGACCGGCTCGGACTCCGCTTCGAGCAGTACCTCCCGACCGACCATGCGCTCGGCCAGGTCCTCCCGCGTCGTCCGCTCGGGATCGACCGTTCCGACGGACTTCCCGTCCCGGAGGACGGTGATCGCGTCGGCCGCGTGGGTCGCCTCCTCGAGTTTGTGCGTGATAAAGATGATCGTCTTCCCCTGAGCGGTGAGTTCCTCGAGGACGTCGTAGAGTCCCTCGACCTCCTGGGGCGTGAGGACGGCGGTCGGCTCGTCGAGGATGAGGACCTCCGCACCGCGGAACAGCGCCTTGAGGATCTCGACGCGCTGCTGGACGCCGACGCCTACGTCCTCGACGGTCGCGTGGGGATCGACGTCGAAGCCGTAGCGATCGCAGAGGTCGCGGACCTCGCGGTAGATGCGGTCGCGATCGACTGCCAACCCGAACCACTTCGTCGGTTCGTTCCCCAGCGCGATGTTCTCGGCGACCGTCATCGTGTCGACCAGCATGAAGTGCTGATGGATCATCCCGACGCCGGCGTCGATGGCGTCGCGGGGAGCGTCGAACGACCGCTCCTCGCCGTCGACGACGACCCGCCCCTCTTCGGGCTCGTAGAGCCCGTAGAGGACGTTCATCAGCGTCGTCTTCCCGGCACCGTTCTCTCCGAGCAGGGCGTGGACGGTCCCCCGTTCGACGCGGAGGTCGACGTCGTCGTTCGCGACGACGCCGGGGAACCGCTTGGTGATGCCGTCGAGGTGGACGGCGAGGTCGCTCCCCGTACTCTCCTGGTCGGCGGCAGCCGTTCGGACACCGGCGCTCGCTCTCGATGCCTCGGACGCTTCCGTCCCGTCAGTCGCACCCGTTCCCGACTCGGTCATCGGTTACAGTTCGCTCGGGACCTCGATTTCGCCGTCGATGATCTGCTGTCTGGACTCGTCGACCTGGTCTTTGATCTCCTGGGGGATCTCGCCGCCGATCTGGTCGCCGTAGACGGCGCCGACGCCCTCCTGCTCGAGGCCGAGCGTTTCGGTCTCGCCGCCCGCGAACTCGTCGTTGACGACGGACTCGATCGCGGAATAGACGGCGGTGTCGACGCGCTTGACCATGCTCGCGAGGATGACGTCGGCGAAGTCCGGGTTGGAGATCGACTGGTCGTCGTCGACGCCGATCGCGAACCGCCCCTCGTCCTGGGCCGCCTGGAAGACGCCGATTCCGGTTCGGCCGGCCGCGTGGAAGACGATGTCCGCGTCGTGATCCTGGTACATCGTGCGGGCGGCCTGCTGACCGCCGGCGGTGTCGCCGAAGTCGCCGACGTACGTCGAGACGACCTCGGCGTTCTCGTTGGCGTGCTCGACGCCGGCCTCGAAGCCGGCCTGGAACGACTCGATCAGCGGCGATTCGGTGCCGCCGACGAAGCCGACGACGTCGGCGTCCGGATTCGTCTCGCCCGCGCCGGCCGAGAACTCCTCCCGGGTCAGCAGTCCGGCCAGATGGCCGACCTGGAACGACCCTTCCGGCTCGCCGAAGACGTAGCTTCGAACGTTGTCCTCGTCGACGACCTCGTCGACGATGATGAAGTTCTGATCGGGGTACTCCGGCGCGTTTCCGGAGAGGGCATCGCCCTGTGCGTAGCCGATACAGTTGACCAGATCGTAGTCCCCCGACTCGGCGAAGTTGCGCTGCGCGCCGTCGAACTCGCCCTCGGACTCGGGCTCTCGCTCGTCGAACGCGATGTCGAACTCTTCCCGGGCGTCCTCGAGGCCCTGCTTCGCCATGTCGTTGAACGAATCGTCTCCGAGACCGCCGGTCGCGTACACCATCCCGACTTGATACTCCGCGTCACCGTCGTCGCCGAACCCGCCGACGCAGCCGGCGATACCGGCGAGTCCGATCGCGCTTGCACCTTCGAGGAACCGCCGTCGATCTTGACCCATGAGGCGGGTTAGCGTACACATTCGGTAAATACCCGTCGAATCCTCGCACGGACACGTGACCGTGTGCCTGCTCCCAAATCGCCTCTCTTATTCCGGTTCGGAGGCGCTGCCTGTCGGTCCGTCGCTCACGCGGTCTCCGCGATCGCGTCCTCGACGACCTCGCGCGCGTCGGCGATCAGGTCGTCGACGGCGTCGCTCTCGGCGTAAATTCGGACGTAGGGTTCGGTGCCGCTCGGGCGCACGAGGACCCAGGAGGCGTCGTCGAACTCGAGGCGGACGCCGTAGTCGGTGTCGACCGCGGCCTCGGGGAACGCCCGGGGGAGGGCGGACTCGAGGGCGACCATCGCGTCGGCCTTGGCGTCGTCGGGGCAATCGACGCTGACCTTTCGGTAGGGACGCTCGGTGACGGGCTCGCGAACGGTCGCCGTGTCGCCGGCCTCGGCGACCAGCGCGGCGACGACGGCGGCGCTGGCGACGCCGTCGATCCAGCCGCCGAAGGCGGTGTGGATGTGTTTCCAGGGCTCGGCGGCGAAGACGATCTCGGTCCCTGAACCACCGTGTTTGCGCTCTCGAGCGATCCCCTCGTGGAGCGCGCCGAGGCGGACGCGTTCGACGCGGCCGCCGGCCTCGCGAACCTGCTCGTCGATCCGGGCCGAGGCGTTGGGCGTGGTGACGACGACGGGGTCGTCGGCGTCGCTCGCCTCGGCGTAGTGGGCCGCGACGACGGCGAGGACCGTATCTTCGTGGATCACGTCGCCCTCGGGGCCGAGGACGACTAGCCGGTCGGCGTCGCCGTCGTGGGCCAGTCCGAGGTCGAAGCCCCCGTCCCTCGCGGTAGTGCCGCGCGGCCGTTCCGCGGCGCGTGACGTCCCACTCTCCGCGAGGAACTCGCTGAACTCCGAGAGCGTCTCGGGGGTGGGTTTGCTCTCGCGGGCGACGAAGTGGCCGTCGACGGTGGCGTTGACCGCGACGACGTCGGCGCCGAGACGCTCGAGGACCTGCGGGGTCGCCAGCGACGCCATCCCGTTGCCGCAGTCGACGGCGATCGAGAGGTCGGCGAGCGGTCCCGGAGACGCGGTCGCGTCCCCCGCATCGCCGAAGCGGTCGCGGACGAACTCGATGACGGCGTCGCGATACCGATCCAGAATCTCGAGTTCGGCCGAGCGACCCCACTCGTCCCAGTCGGCGAGCGCAGGCGAGGAACCGTCCGCGAGTCGGTCGTCGATAGCGCGTTCGGCGTCGCTATCGTACTCGACGCCGTCGGCGAAGAGTTTGATGCCGTTGTCCGCGGGCGGATTGTGGCTCGCGGTGAGCATCACGCCCCGTCGGCCGCGCGAGGCGAAGGCCAGCGTCGGCGTCGGTACCTGCCCGAGGCGATAGACGTCCGCGCCGGCGCTCTCGAGGCCGGCTTCGACGGCGGCGGCGAGCGCGGGCCCGGTTTCCCGGCCGTCGCGACCCACGACGAACGTGGTCCCGGGCTCGCCGGCGGCCTGCGCGACGGAAAGCGCCAGCGACGGGGTGATCTCCTCGACTGGACCGCGGATCCCGGCAGTCCCGAATAGCGTCATGTGGGGCCGTTCCGCGAGGAACTACTTAGCAGCACTGCACACGCGTTCGGACGGCCCGACGGCGGCTCCGTGCCGGTCGGAAGGGACTGTGAGAACTGCGAAAACGGCGGGGGAAACCGGATCAGAGCGGCTGGCGGGTGCTACTGATCCTCGCGGACCGGCAGTCGGCGCGCGACCGGTCGGCCGACAGTCGGACGGTCGAATGGCCGGACGGTCGAACGGTTCGATTTCGGGCTCGAGACTACTCCTCGGGGAGATCGTCGATCAGGACGACGGCCTCGCCGTTGATGACGGTCGCGTCGTCGTCCTCGTTGCGGATGACCGTCTCGAGGCGGTACTGATTGTTCCCGAGGTCCTCGACGATCTCGACGCGGGCGGAGACGCGGTCGCCGATCCCGACGGGGCCGCTGAACTCGAGGTCCTGCGAGAGGTAGATGGTGAGTCCGGGCAGGCGGGCCAGCGCGGCGCTGATGAGGCCGGAAACGAGCGTGCCGTGGACGATCCGTTCGCCGAAGCGGGTGTCGGCGGCGAACTCGTCGTCGAGGTGAAGCCGGTTCGTGTCGCCGCTGACGTGGGCGAACGCGCGGACGTCCTCGTCGCTGAGGACCTTCTCGAAGGTGACGGTGTCGCCGACGCTGATGTGGGCCGGATCGTCGACGGTTCGGTCGAACTGCCAGTCGAGACTCGAGTGGTCGATCGACGGAATCGACGCGGGAACCGTCTCGCTCTCCGACCCGTTCGACGCGGTCGGCGGCACCATCGCCGAGATGGCCGCTCGATTCGCGGCGGTCGCGCTCTCGAGGAGAGTCTGAGTCATCGCCGACCAGGCATCGGTCATGGCAGCGAGATTCCGTTTCGCAGCGTTCTGGTGGGACATCTATGGGGCCGGTAAGCGTGTGGGCGTTATGACTTCTTTGGCTCGAGAACGAGACGTTTCCGAGCGCTACTGCTAGTAATTTATAATTAGAGGGGCTCTGTGGCTTGAATTGCCGTCAGTACAACCGATAGACAGGAATTCATTACTGATAACAGCCAGTGATACGAACGCCGCGCTGCAATCGCCGCTTCGACAATATGCCATCAGATGGTATTAGATGGTATCTAGTGGAAACCCTTATGTGGTGAGCGCCCGTTGATACAGGTGATGACGGACGACTCCGATCGATCGCTCTGGTTCCCGCCTGCGATGTTCACCGAACAGATGCAGGAGGCGGGCGAGCAGGTCGCCGAATCCCAGCAGGAGATGCTGAAGAAGATGATGCAGGCCAGCGGCTCGAACCCGTTCGATACGGGCTCGAGTTTCGGCCCCATGAACATGGGGACCGCGACGTTCAAGGCCCGCGTCCAGAGCGGCGGTCGGATCAGTATTCCCGGTCCAGAACGGGAAGCCCTCGACATCGAAGAGGGCGATATCGTTCAGACCGTCGTCGTCCCCGTCAAACGAAACCGAGAGGATCAATCATGACCCAGAACCCAGTCACCGCCGTCTTCGACGCCCAGCGTACCGCCATCGAACAGTCCCAGACTCTCACCCACGACGCCCTCGAGGCCCAGAAGACCTCGATCGGCGCCTTCGGCGACGCCGTCGAGTCCTCGAGCGCGCTGTTCGAGTCCAACGCCGAACTGACCAAGGGCGCCGTCCACGCCTACTTCGACGCCCTCGAGGCCTCGCTGCCCGAGGAGGCCGCCGAGTTCGACGAACTCCGCGAGATCGTCGACGAAGGCTTCGACTCCGCGACCGAGGCGCAGTCCCAGTCGCTCGAGGCCGTCGTCGAGGCCATCGAGGAGTCCGAGGCCGCCTACGACGAGTTCGCAGCCAGCTACGCCGAGGTCGTCGACACCTCCTTCGACGCCTACCTCGAGGCCCACGAGCAGGTCGAGGAGAACGTCTCCGCCGCCGCCGAGAACGTCGAAGAGGCCGCCGAAGAGATCGACATCTCCGCGTAACGCGCAAATCAGCCGCAGCCTTTTGCGGTTGGCTCGCTAATATTATTCCAATGGCAGATTCACAGTCCCAGTCCCAGGAGTGGAACGACGTCGTCGAACAGTGGAACGAACAGTTCGTGGAGGCGTTAGAGGAGAACATGGAGGCCCAAGCCCAGTTCGTCGAGAGCTGGTCGGAGGCCGTCGGCGAGGCCACCGAGGAGAACGAGGTCTCCGACGGCGTCGAAGGCTACGCCAAGGCCTACGAGACGTGGATGAACGCCTCCCAACAGATGGTCGAGCGAGCGAACGACCAGCTCGAGGGCGAGGACGTCGACGTCGAGGAGTTCCGAGACATCTGGCTGAACACGGCCAACGAGGCGTTCAAGGACGTCATGTCGACGACCGCCTTCGCCCGGATGACCGGCGAGACCGTCGGTGACGTCCTCGAGATGCAACAGCAGGCCGAGGAGACCTCCCAAGAGACCCTGCGGACGCTCGGCTTCGCGACCCAGGAGGACGTCGTCGAAGTCGGCGACCGACTGGTCGAACTCGAGCGCCGCCAGCACGACGTCGAACAGAAACTCGACCGCGTTCTCGACCACCTCGAGGAGCAATGAACAACCCGTTCGCGACCGCCCTGAACATGCAGCGTCAGGCCTGGGAGGCGACCGCGGATCTGGCGGAGAAGAGTCAGGTCGCCCCGGACCGCACCGAAACCGTCGAGAACATCGAAGTCGGCCAGACGCCCAGCGAGGTCGTCTACGAGGAGAACAAGCTCGAACTCCTCCACTACGAATCCCAGACGGAGGAGCAACACGACGTGCCGATCCTCATCGTCTACGCGCTGATCAACAAGCCGTACATCCTCGATCTGCAGCCGGACCGATCCGTGGTCCGGACGCTGCTCGAGTCCGGCTTCGACGTCTACCTGATCGACTGGGGCGAGCCCTCGAAGCTGGACCGCTCGCTGTCGCTGGACGACTACGTCAACCGCTACATCGACAACTGCGTCGACGTCGTCCGCGAGCGCTCCGGGCAGGACTCGATCAACATTCTGGGCTACTGCATGGGCGGCACGAAGTCGGCCATGTACGCCTCGCTGTACCCCGAGAAGGTCAAGAACCTCGGCCTGATGGCCGCCGGCCTCTGCTTCGCGGGCGAGGGCGGCGTCCTCGAACTCTGGGGCGGCGAGGAGTTCTACGACCCCGAGACGGTCACCGAGACCTTCGACAACGTCCCCGCCGAGTTCTTGGACGTCGGCTTCGCGCTGATGGATCCCGTCGCGAACAACGTGACGAAGTACGTCCGCTTCTACGACAACATGGAGGACGAGGACTTCGTCGAGAACTTCGCCCGGATGGAGCGCTGGCTCGACGAGGGGATCGACGTCGCGGGCGAGGCCTACGAGGAGTTCATCCGCGACATCTACCAGGACAACAAGCTCTACAACAACGAGCTCTATCTGGGCGACGAGCGCGTCGACGTCTCCAACATCGACATGCCCGTCCTCCAGATCGTCGCGGAGTACGACCACCTCATCCCGCCGGGAGCCTCCAAGCCGTTCAACGAGGTCATCGGCTCCGACGACACCGAGGTCCTCGAGTTCGCGACGGGCCACATCGGGATGTCGGTCTCCTCGCGCAGTCACGAGGAGCTCTGGCCGCAGGTCAGCGAGTGGTTCGAGGAGCGGTCGAACGGTACCGACGTCGAGTCCGAACCCGAGACCCCCGAACCCGAGACGGAAGACGCCGCGCTCGCCGAGGACGTCGCGGGCGACGAGTCAGGGACCGCGGATCTCTCGGACGGATCCGGTCTCGAGGGGGACGTCGAGGCCAGCGCCGAGACCGATCTCGACGACGAGACGAGCGACCTCCACGGCGAGGATCGGTCGGACGAGGAGATCGTCGAACGCGGCGAGGACGACATTCAGGAAGAGCCCGCCGAACCGGGCGAGATGAACGTCGACGAGGAGGTCGTCGGGGAAGTCACCGACGAGGACGTCGACGCCGAGTCGGCGATCGAGTCCGAGACCGACGAGCTGACCGACCTCGACGGCATCGGACAGGCCTACGCGGATACGCTGGCCGAGGCCGGCATCGAGACGTTCGACCAGTTGACCGACGCCGACGTCGCCGAACTGGCCACTGAAACGGGGATCTCGCCCAGTCGCATCGAAGACTGGATCGAGCAGGCCGAACGTCGATAACGCCGGATCGGCTGTCGGGAACGCTCGCGGCTCGCTCGAGACCGCTGTCTTCGCTCGAGCGGCCCGCGAACCATTATTCCAGTTGTATGTACTGATAACTAATAGGTCGTTATTTATCGGCGGCCGTTGAAGCGGTGAGTCATGTCCATGGACGGGCGAACCTGTATCATCACCGGCTCGGCACGCGGTATCGGACGGGGTATCGCGGAGTACCTCGGCGCAGAGGGTGCGAACGTCGTCATCAACTACCGATCCTCGGAACGAGCCGCCGAAGAGGCGGTCGACGCGATCGAGGACGCCGGCGGGAGCGCCGTCGCGGCCCAGGCCGACGTCACCGACCGCGAGGAGGTCGTACACATGCGAGAGGTCTGCCACGAGGCGTTCGGCCCGGCCGACGTGCTGGTCAACAACGCCGGCATCACGGCCGACGTGCAGTTCACCGAGATGTCCCGGGAGGACTGGGACCGGGTCATGGACGTCAATCTCGGCGGGATGTTCAACTGTACCCAGGAGTTCTTCGACGACATCTGGAACGCCCACGAGGGGCGCCTGATCAACATCTCGAGCGTCGTCGGCAAACAGGGCAACTTCGGCCAGGCCAACTACGCCGCCGCGAAGAGCGGCATGTTCGGCTTCACCCGAACCATCGCCCTCGAGCTGGCCAAGGGCGGCTCGACGGCCAACTGCGTCGCCCCCGGTTTCACCCGGACGGACATGCTCGAGTCCGTCCCGGATCAGGTCTTAGAGCGGATCGTCTCGGGGATTCCCCTCGAGCGACTGGCCGAAGTCGAGGACATCGCGGCCGTGGTCCGGTTCCTCGCCAGCGAGGACTCCTCGTACGTCACCGGCGAGGTGATCGACGTCAACGGCGGGATGGACCTGTAATACTGCGGTCGTAGCCCACTAGACGCCCTTTCTCCACCGTCTCCGTTTCGTCGGCCGATTCGAGAGCGAACCGGCGAAGCGCTCTGGCTATCGATTCGCCGGACGCCGTCAGTCGACGACCTGCGAGACCGCCTCGCGCGTCTCCGCGACGAGCTCCTCGAGGACCGCCGCTGCCGGCCGGACGTCGTCGGTCAGTCCGACGCTCTGGCCGGCGTACAGCGCCATCGAGTCGATATCGCCCGCGACGTCGGGCGTCGCGAGCGCCTCGTCGTAGCGTTCGATGGGATCGCCGTTACCGCTGTCGGTCCACGCGACGGTCTCGTCTTCGCCCGGTCGCTCGCCCGCGGGCGGCTCGCCGGCCTCTCGCCAGCGCTCGAGCGTCTCGTTTTCCAGCACGCGGTGGGGCATCCCGGGCCAGCCCTTGTCGTAC from Haloterrigena sp. KLK7 includes these protein-coding regions:
- a CDS encoding ABC transporter permease, with protein sequence MSDATDRLERLLERLIRASALERVFISVAALVAAVLVGGVLVFVSGGFASCRSGLDLAGWTFCYNPMQVYYELFLGALGHPLEGGWSPTNASLATTLQQTTLLIFAGLSVAVAFRAGLLNIGTQGQLVVGGLATAVTVVYAAAIVPGGFVGTVVLIPLGVLAGAVVGGLYGALPGVLKAYADANEVITTIMLNFVAAGVTSTMLSRWFQDPDSPNPRTEPVPEYAEIPTIPFVGFDARLDFSLLALGFAVALMLGVAWLFARTSFGYELRTSGIQPAAAAYGGVDEKRMTVASMTLSGALGGIAGAFWVLMVHGSWLENVPSIGFDGIAVSVLAGNNPLGVGAAAFLFGVVESGARTVGTATDVPRELVGILTGLIILFVAMPEFFRMIGRRFVDLETTRPARADGGETGGETDE
- a CDS encoding DUF488 domain-containing protein, which produces MADADEHEPAGTDESDGVTGSDGVTGSDGADGTSGSLDDTYVAAIQHELVDLPSETTRVGVVRKPTRWFHGAVDENRPELGPPADLLETFRQREEDFKMQGLCEEGAHNAAWDEVGFEDAYRAHLEGSEGAQAALEELESRLEDGESLALVCYENTEKKRCHRTILRDVLSDRRSS
- a CDS encoding ABC transporter permease, with product MSKVTETHETNDWSSPFSRRTTAGLLVTLAALLVWIVAGVLFPDSWAGVLLSIAASPSTHTAMLRLAVPIALAAIGGIFAEKSGVINIGIEGLLIVSAFGSIVAVHRLGAGETTLGLSNHWWGLLAGTVVSVLFALLFAIVCIEFEADQIIAGLAVWLISLGLAPFASQIIFGSPNTASVGRFSNVTVPVLSEIPFLGYLLFDAEPQVYIMLAGAAVGWYLLTRTNFGRWVVASGENPKALDTAGVDVRKVRYAAVLLSGVFAGLGGAGFALGDLGTFAGGGDTAINGRGFIAIATYLLANYHPIGALLGSFLFAGLNAVQNGLQAAGYAIPTELIRVIPHMTVIVVLVLVGRTRLPDAAGEHYESGED
- a CDS encoding ABC transporter ATP-binding protein, with the translated sequence MTESGTGATDGTEASEASRASAGVRTAAADQESTGSDLAVHLDGITKRFPGVVANDDVDLRVERGTVHALLGENGAGKTTLMNVLYGLYEPEEGRVVVDGEERSFDAPRDAIDAGVGMIHQHFMLVDTMTVAENIALGNEPTKWFGLAVDRDRIYREVRDLCDRYGFDVDPHATVEDVGVGVQQRVEILKALFRGAEVLILDEPTAVLTPQEVEGLYDVLEELTAQGKTIIFITHKLEEATHAADAITVLRDGKSVGTVDPERTTREDLAERMVGREVLLEAESEPVETGDVVLSTADVAVEDERGVEVVSGIDLDVRAGEIVGIAGVDGNGQAELVEAITGLRTPDEGTISYDGADITEWSRRERIEAGMAYIPEDRHERGLVMPFDLVENGVLGSQRSPEFASGGRIDWPGVRDHAEEIIETYDVRPPNADADASSFSGGNQQKFIVGREFERDPDLVVATHPTRGVDIGSTEFIHDRLLELRREGVAVLLVSSKLDEVQSLSDRLAVIYEGEFIDVTDPDDVTEEELGLLMAGQELETDGRGSGRGVDARATASDGPGPDPDCDVDGSDGGDRR
- a CDS encoding BMP family protein: MGQDRRRFLEGASAIGLAGIAGCVGGFGDDGDAEYQVGMVYATGGLGDDSFNDMAKQGLEDAREEFDIAFDEREPESEGEFDGAQRNFAESGDYDLVNCIGYAQGDALSGNAPEYPDQNFIIVDEVVDEDNVRSYVFGEPEGSFQVGHLAGLLTREEFSAGAGETNPDADVVGFVGGTESPLIESFQAGFEAGVEHANENAEVVSTYVGDFGDTAGGQQAARTMYQDHDADIVFHAAGRTGIGVFQAAQDEGRFAIGVDDDQSISNPDFADVILASMVKRVDTAVYSAIESVVNDEFAGGETETLGLEQEGVGAVYGDQIGGEIPQEIKDQVDESRQQIIDGEIEVPSEL
- the cdd gene encoding cytidine deaminase, with product MADSEAESLLERAREIQSQAHVPYSEYPVGAALETADGEVFVGCNLENANFSNSLHAEEVAVAEAVKNGHRDFSRLAVSSGRRDGVTPCGMCRQTLAEFCDDDLVVICDEGEDEDPSEYTLGELLPNTITGEMLE